One window of Dehalobacterium formicoaceticum genomic DNA carries:
- the purR gene encoding pur operon repressor — translation MERLKRTDRLVVLSSILTKNPNTLYSLNDLAVMTGAAKSTISEDLTLIKELLLSHSLGELCSLSGAAGGIFYKPLQNEKGSQDFLKELADRLNDRERVIPGGFLYMNDVIFDPHIISRIGEIFYTKFQHTVPDFIVTIETKGIPVAAMTARSFNIPLIIVRNSGRVTEGSSVNINYLSGSTNRIQTMSLARRALPDHAKVLIIDDFMKGGGTAQGMVNLMKEFNGVVVGIGVVMTTRNPEQKLIKDYTALLELISIDAETNEVIIKPFLGKNVLF, via the coding sequence ATGGAAAGGTTAAAAAGAACAGATCGCTTGGTGGTATTATCCTCTATTTTAACAAAGAATCCCAATACCTTATACTCTCTGAATGACTTGGCGGTTATGACCGGTGCGGCTAAGTCGACGATCAGTGAAGATTTGACTTTGATCAAGGAACTGCTGCTCTCACATTCTTTGGGAGAGTTATGTTCTTTGTCAGGTGCTGCCGGAGGTATTTTTTATAAACCACTGCAAAATGAAAAAGGCAGTCAGGACTTCTTAAAGGAATTAGCGGACAGATTAAATGACCGGGAAAGGGTAATTCCCGGTGGATTTCTTTATATGAATGATGTAATATTTGATCCTCATATTATCAGCAGGATTGGAGAAATATTTTATACAAAGTTTCAACATACGGTACCTGATTTCATTGTCACGATAGAAACGAAGGGGATCCCTGTCGCTGCTATGACGGCAAGGTCCTTTAATATTCCCTTGATAATCGTACGGAATTCCGGGCGGGTGACCGAAGGCTCCTCAGTTAACATCAATTATCTTTCCGGATCGACAAATCGGATTCAAACCATGTCCCTGGCAAGAAGAGCCTTGCCGGATCATGCCAAGGTGCTGATCATTGATGATTTTATGAAAGGCGGCGGCACCGCTCAGGGTATGGTGAATTTGATGAAAGAATTTAATGGGGTAGTTGTGGGTATAGGGGTAGTCATGACCACCAGAAATCCGGAACAAAAATTAATTAAAGATTATACGGCCCTTCTAGAGCTGATTTCTATTGATGCTGAAACTAATGAAGTAATAATCAAACCCTTTTTAGGGAAAAACGTATTATTTTGA
- the spoVT gene encoding stage V sporulation protein T codes for MKATGIVRRIDDLGRVVIPKEIRRTLRIREGDPLEIFVDREGEVILKKYSPIGELGNFAKEYADSLFEAIGHIACISDRDTIIAVSGASKKEFLDKPVGSAVERVMEDRNAILFNNTGDITSGKDCAIIESDNEEEGCKFSAQVIAPIISQGDPIGAVILCSKEANITMGELELKLAETAAGFLAKQMEQ; via the coding sequence ATGAAAGCAACAGGCATCGTACGTCGTATAGATGATTTGGGCCGAGTAGTGATCCCGAAAGAAATTCGTAGAACTTTAAGGATTAGAGAAGGCGATCCCTTAGAAATTTTTGTTGATCGGGAAGGAGAAGTCATCCTCAAGAAATACTCACCCATTGGGGAATTGGGTAATTTTGCCAAGGAATATGCGGATTCTCTTTTTGAAGCTATTGGTCATATTGCCTGCATTTCGGACCGGGACACCATTATAGCTGTGAGCGGAGCTTCCAAAAAAGAATTTCTTGATAAACCTGTTGGTTCTGCCGTAGAACGGGTTATGGAGGATAGAAATGCTATCCTCTTTAATAATACCGGTGATATCACTTCAGGTAAAGATTGTGCTATTATTGAAAGTGATAACGAGGAAGAAGGCTGCAAGTTTTCTGCGCAAGTCATTGCACCGATTATTTCCCAAGGCGACCCCATTGGGGCTGTGATACTTTGTTCCAAAGAAGCGAATATTACCATGGGAGAATTGGAACTAAAACTGGCGGAAACCGCTGCGGGATTTTTAGCTAAACAAATGGAGCAATAA
- the mazG gene encoding nucleoside triphosphate pyrophosphohydrolase — MTYRNGKDVSFTDLVDIMMTLRGEEGCPWDKEQTHESIKKYLVEETYEVLDAIDEKDMYKLCEELGDLLLQITFHARMAEENGHFNINDVIKGIVDKMIRRHPHVFGSEDLETSEQVLVKWEEIKDEERDQPRPVLDVPKNFPALYRAEKLQQKAARVGFDWPDIQGAWDKVSEELGELREAEGTGVGIKEELGDLLFAVVNAARFLGVDAEEALQDANRKFIQRFSYIESQAKAQKVPLQELSLEEMDQYWNQAKKINK; from the coding sequence TTGACGTATCGAAATGGGAAAGATGTGTCCTTTACCGACTTAGTTGATATTATGATGACGTTACGGGGGGAGGAAGGCTGCCCTTGGGATAAAGAACAAACCCATGAATCCATCAAAAAATATTTAGTGGAAGAAACCTATGAAGTATTGGATGCCATTGATGAAAAAGATATGTATAAATTATGTGAGGAGTTGGGAGACTTACTACTACAGATTACCTTTCATGCCAGGATGGCCGAGGAAAATGGTCATTTTAATATCAATGATGTCATTAAAGGGATCGTTGATAAAATGATCCGACGCCACCCCCATGTTTTTGGCAGTGAAGACTTGGAAACATCAGAGCAAGTCCTGGTGAAATGGGAAGAAATCAAAGATGAAGAACGTGATCAGCCTCGACCGGTGTTGGATGTACCAAAAAACTTTCCCGCATTATACAGGGCAGAAAAGCTTCAACAGAAAGCTGCCCGGGTTGGTTTTGATTGGCCTGACATTCAGGGTGCTTGGGATAAGGTGTCGGAAGAGTTAGGAGAGTTGCGGGAGGCGGAAGGGACAGGTGTTGGTATCAAAGAAGAATTGGGCGATCTTCTTTTTGCTGTGGTAAATGCAGCCCGATTTTTAGGTGTTGATGCAGAAGAAGCGTTGCAGGATGCTAATCGGAAATTTATCCAACGTTTTTCTTATATCGAATCACAGGCCAAGGCGCAGAAGGTTCCCTTACAGGAGTTATCTTTAGAAGAAATGGATCAATATTGGAATCAAGCAAAAAAAATTAACAAATAA
- a CDS encoding peptidylprolyl isomerase, protein MRQRFLFMVLIMAALLLAGCGGGEKLPAVVNGEEITQEQFDRYVSQLKVYGEQMGTSFEGAEGEKNLAALKEDAIKGLIYEKLVLQSAKKEKIEVSDQEINDYLEKDVKSSFENDEKYQEWLKSMEITEDEFKNRIAYQFTGQKLFEKITGKITVTDQAVKEFYEKDPAVWDKIKVSHILINAEKDKATTEEIAAAKEKALSVIKELDQGANFADLAKKYSGDPGSAAQGGVLDMEFSKNEQGLVPEFVAGSFQLAKVGDYSKEPVLSQFGYHIIKLDEKKGSLEEVKEDIRAQLLSTEKNTAFKTYMDQAEQEADIKNNISKE, encoded by the coding sequence TTGCGCCAGCGGTTTTTGTTTATGGTATTGATTATGGCAGCATTATTATTGGCAGGCTGCGGAGGCGGTGAGAAACTGCCGGCAGTGGTCAATGGGGAGGAAATCACCCAAGAGCAGTTTGACCGTTATGTAAGTCAATTAAAGGTATACGGGGAACAGATGGGTACTTCTTTTGAAGGAGCAGAAGGAGAGAAAAATCTGGCAGCTTTAAAGGAAGATGCCATCAAGGGCCTGATTTATGAAAAATTGGTGCTGCAGTCCGCAAAGAAAGAGAAGATTGAAGTTTCCGACCAGGAAATTAATGACTATCTGGAAAAGGATGTAAAGAGTTCTTTTGAAAACGATGAAAAATACCAGGAATGGCTTAAATCCATGGAAATTACGGAGGATGAGTTTAAGAACCGGATTGCATATCAGTTCACGGGACAGAAATTATTTGAAAAAATAACAGGGAAAATTACCGTGACAGATCAGGCCGTTAAAGAATTTTATGAAAAAGATCCGGCAGTTTGGGATAAAATTAAGGTCTCTCATATCCTGATCAATGCCGAAAAGGATAAAGCCACTACAGAGGAAATCGCAGCCGCTAAGGAGAAAGCCCTATCCGTGATTAAAGAATTGGATCAGGGGGCTAATTTTGCTGACTTGGCCAAGAAATATTCAGGAGATCCCGGCTCTGCTGCCCAAGGGGGGGTCTTAGATATGGAGTTTTCAAAAAACGAGCAGGGCTTGGTTCCGGAATTTGTTGCCGGATCCTTCCAACTGGCAAAGGTGGGGGATTATAGCAAAGAACCGGTTCTTTCTCAGTTTGGGTATCATATCATCAAATTAGATGAGAAGAAAGGCTCCCTGGAAGAAGTGAAGGAAGATATTCGTGCTCAACTTTTAAGTACAGAGAAAAATACAGCCTTCAAAACATATATGGATCAAGCGGAGCAAGAAGCTGATATTAAGAATAATATCTCTAAAGAATAA
- the glmU gene encoding bifunctional UDP-N-acetylglucosamine diphosphorylase/glucosamine-1-phosphate N-acetyltransferase GlmU, which produces MGYGIILAAGKGTRMRSRLPKVLHKLGGKYMVQHVIRAVCDIGIKESIAVIGHEAEMVKQALGPALTYALQEEQLGTGHAVMAALPYIREEDGHVLVVCGDTPLIRAETLQKLWDYHLETNSACSVLSALLPDPAGYGRIVRKEDGTLLKIVEQKDALPEELLLQEINTGIYCFDLKSLREVIKNLSHDNAQGEYYLTDMVALLGEQGLMVNAVIADDFEETQGINSRSQLCAAEKILRRRKIFSLMEDDGVTIVDPDTTYIDQDVTIGQDTVVEPGTFLRGKTVIGAECTIGPNTDITDSIIGDGCKINRTVMVEAKAGDLCNIGPFAYLRPGAELGYQVKVGDFVEIKKSRIGDNSKIPHLSYVGDAQLGMKVNIGCGTITCNYDGKHKYQTTIEDGVFVGSNTNLVAPVKVGEGAFIGAGSTITMEVPAGDLALGRGRQVNFAGWAIKKRSQEEKE; this is translated from the coding sequence ATGGGATATGGAATTATTTTAGCAGCAGGAAAGGGGACTCGGATGAGATCCCGTCTGCCCAAGGTTCTACACAAATTGGGCGGAAAATATATGGTACAGCATGTGATTCGGGCCGTTTGTGACATCGGGATCAAGGAAAGCATTGCTGTGATCGGGCATGAAGCAGAAATGGTTAAGCAAGCTCTGGGACCCGCACTGACCTATGCCTTACAGGAAGAGCAATTAGGCACGGGGCATGCTGTGATGGCGGCTTTGCCCTATATCAGGGAAGAAGACGGCCATGTGCTGGTGGTTTGCGGTGACACACCTTTAATCAGAGCGGAAACTTTGCAAAAATTATGGGACTATCATCTTGAAACGAACAGTGCCTGCTCGGTCCTGTCAGCGCTGTTGCCTGATCCGGCAGGATATGGGCGCATTGTGCGTAAAGAGGACGGAACTTTATTAAAAATTGTGGAACAAAAAGATGCATTGCCTGAAGAGCTTCTGCTTCAGGAAATTAATACCGGCATCTATTGTTTTGACTTAAAAAGCTTACGGGAGGTCATCAAAAATTTAAGCCATGATAATGCCCAGGGAGAGTATTATTTAACGGATATGGTGGCACTATTAGGTGAGCAAGGGCTGATGGTCAATGCTGTCATTGCGGATGATTTTGAGGAAACCCAAGGGATTAACAGCCGCTCTCAGCTATGTGCTGCAGAGAAAATCTTGCGTAGGCGCAAAATTTTTTCTTTGATGGAGGACGACGGTGTTACGATTGTAGATCCGGATACCACCTATATTGACCAGGATGTAACCATTGGTCAGGACACTGTGGTAGAGCCCGGGACCTTTTTAAGAGGGAAAACGGTCATTGGAGCAGAATGCACCATCGGTCCCAATACTGATATCACAGATTCTATCATCGGAGACGGGTGCAAAATTAATCGCACCGTGATGGTGGAAGCAAAGGCAGGGGATTTATGTAACATCGGACCTTTTGCTTACCTGCGGCCCGGGGCGGAACTGGGGTATCAGGTGAAGGTGGGGGATTTTGTAGAAATCAAGAAATCACGGATTGGAGATAACAGCAAAATTCCTCATTTGTCCTATGTAGGTGATGCTCAGCTTGGGATGAAGGTAAATATCGGATGCGGGACCATTACTTGCAATTATGATGGGAAGCATAAATATCAAACTACTATTGAAGATGGTGTCTTTGTTGGCAGTAATACCAATCTGGTAGCTCCGGTAAAGGTAGGAGAAGGTGCTTTTATCGGCGCAGGATCCACCATTACGATGGAAGTTCCGGCAGGTGATTTGGCCCTTGGCCGGGGAAGGCAAGTCAATTTTGCCGGGTGGGCGATTAAAAAACGAAGTCAAGAGGAAAAGGAATAA
- a CDS encoding PRC-barrel domain-containing protein has translation MEKPSKKALSLPVLSVHEGEHLGQVKSIVIDPVSKVVAAFVITKKRWLKEEKIIPFYRVNQIGDHAIVIDKAGTVEKVANLPQISKLMKNPMPIINSRVVSTSGKLLGHVEEFWFDETGKITKYEIGGKLTEGLWKGKILLSGEDVVTIGKDVVMVADGAENRLISGDNHIQKTMSDLKTATGKIWGSTVETSQKLGHAIVSSINKLAEEERKEKQASEELPPEEPIVEKEEIYEEEIPEEELTNAEIPEKDLILLDDETPEQQEEPQENTSPPKET, from the coding sequence ATGGAAAAACCGAGTAAAAAAGCCCTTTCCCTTCCTGTATTAAGCGTACACGAAGGAGAGCATCTGGGTCAAGTAAAAAGCATAGTGATTGATCCGGTCAGCAAGGTTGTGGCCGCATTTGTCATTACCAAAAAAAGATGGCTCAAAGAAGAAAAAATTATTCCTTTTTACCGTGTCAATCAAATTGGAGATCACGCTATTGTCATAGACAAAGCCGGGACGGTAGAAAAAGTCGCGAATTTACCGCAAATCTCTAAATTAATGAAAAATCCAATGCCCATCATCAATTCCAGGGTTGTCAGTACTTCGGGAAAATTATTGGGTCATGTAGAAGAATTCTGGTTTGATGAGACTGGGAAAATTACCAAATATGAGATCGGCGGCAAACTTACAGAAGGATTATGGAAAGGAAAAATCCTTCTCTCCGGGGAAGATGTCGTGACCATTGGCAAGGACGTAGTAATGGTAGCCGATGGAGCAGAAAATCGACTCATTTCAGGAGACAATCATATCCAGAAAACCATGAGTGATCTTAAAACCGCCACCGGAAAAATATGGGGCAGCACAGTGGAAACCTCTCAAAAGTTAGGGCATGCTATTGTCAGTTCCATCAATAAATTGGCGGAAGAGGAAAGAAAAGAAAAACAAGCATCTGAAGAACTGCCGCCGGAAGAGCCAATCGTGGAAAAAGAAGAAATATATGAGGAAGAGATTCCTGAGGAGGAACTTACCAACGCTGAGATTCCTGAAAAAGATTTGATTCTTTTAGATGATGAAACCCCGGAGCAGCAAGAAGAGCCTCAGGAAAATACCAGCCCTCCCAAAGAAACTTAA
- the pth gene encoding aminoacyl-tRNA hydrolase, with product MKIIVGLGNPGSQYEATRHNVGFMTLDLLAENLNIDFRKQAHFSTVGEGRVGGEKVLLMKPMTFMNLSGRAVRDAVDFYKVDLTDLLIIYDDMDLPPGRIRIRPGGSDGGHNGINSIISHLSGRQVARIKIGIGRPERETTVKYVLMPFPDQEWDLVKPSIDKAAQAAEVWLKEGIEPAMNRYNSISPQ from the coding sequence ATGAAAATCATTGTTGGGTTAGGGAATCCCGGATCCCAATATGAAGCAACGCGACATAATGTGGGTTTTATGACATTGGATCTGCTGGCGGAAAATCTGAATATTGATTTTAGAAAACAAGCACATTTTTCCACGGTGGGGGAAGGCCGCGTGGGAGGAGAAAAGGTGCTCCTGATGAAACCGATGACCTTTATGAATCTTAGCGGCCGTGCCGTAAGAGATGCCGTTGATTTTTATAAAGTCGATTTAACGGATTTATTGATTATCTATGATGACATGGATTTACCTCCCGGCAGAATACGCATTCGCCCGGGAGGAAGCGATGGGGGACATAACGGGATCAATTCGATTATCAGCCATTTATCCGGGAGGCAGGTTGCCCGCATCAAAATCGGCATTGGCAGACCGGAGCGGGAAACAACGGTTAAGTATGTTTTAATGCCTTTCCCGGATCAAGAGTGGGACTTGGTAAAGCCCTCCATTGATAAAGCAGCTCAGGCTGCGGAGGTTTGGCTGAAAGAAGGCATTGAACCTGCTATGAATCGCTACAATAGCATATCACCTCAATAA
- the mfd gene encoding transcription-repair coupling factor, with protein MMTLAQIVEIWKGKHPYDQVRKELRPGVGQLVVGLTDLPRSCWVAALAEDTVDPMLIIAPTVESAKTTYHDLTSLLPEAKVFYFPHLDLLPYEVYARNVEITAQRITVLTKLARREAVIVVASVESLGKKLVSSTTIMDFSISLAVGQEIDTRELTQKLVGMGYTKEDLVEVPGTLSVRGGIIDVFPMTENLPYRVEFFDDEIESLRHFHPDTQRSLEEKGEIWISPAHEFPAHGDLLMEAGAKVSQELSGILSSYSGAAKKNIKDHFSPLIEGLEQGIWSQGMEQFLPYLYPEINGLADYLPPGGLVLIHEPDLVRGNMEKIIQEFNSWYYDLLEEGKILPSFAQNFLDYEHFTGMIQSHPYLLLAHLPETAGLPIKYQNEAITRDLPNYRGQIQRLAEDLKYYQRKKYKIVLSASSQIRKEKLRELMKEIDLYGVEIVDGALSRGFDSPDLKLVVLSETDVLEQNLHAKNRRPMRKGEQIASFLDLKVGDYVVHANHGIGRYMGVERLEIGDAERDYLLLQYAGADKLYVPTDQVDLIQKYVGNEGQAPKVYKLGGTEWSRVKAKVRSSVQDIAKELLDLYAAREAVQGYAFSPDTVWQKEFEDAFPFPETEDQLKAVQEIKKDMENSKPMDRLLCGDVGYGKTEVALRAAFKAVMDGKQVAVLVPTTILAQQHQRTFEERFEGLPVTTGVLSRFKTPANIKTTLKNLARGSVDIVIGTHRLLSKDVIFKDLGLLIIDEEQRFGVVHKEKIKTLRKNIDVLTMTATPIPRTLHMSLVGARDMSLIETPPEDRQPVLTYVMEYQERVIREAVSREMNRGGQVYFVHNRIDNIYSLADQIRALIPETKVIVGHGQMKEHELEGVMQEFVEGNYHVLVCTTIVESGLDIPNVNTLIVNEADRLGLSQLYQLRGRVGRSSKQAYAYFTYRKDKVLSGIAKKRLTAIRDFTELGAGFKIAMRDLEIRGAGNILGAEQHGHIMAVGFDLYCKLLAEEVAKQRNKHESIPEKITPLLELNIDAFIPDQYVAEVDLKIEIYKRLAGAEELQEVDDLEYEVEDRFGVMGVPVRNLFFLSKLKVLAQKLKITAITQLKNKVTIRFSPEHQVSGEELGKIAREFGRRISFSVSEELEIHLQAQQLSQEKVLTMLQKILISLLGFIQKTDMI; from the coding sequence ATGATGACTTTGGCTCAGATTGTAGAAATTTGGAAAGGAAAGCATCCCTATGATCAGGTACGTAAAGAGTTGCGGCCTGGAGTAGGGCAATTGGTGGTGGGCTTAACCGACTTGCCCCGGTCGTGTTGGGTCGCAGCTCTGGCAGAGGATACGGTTGATCCCATGCTGATCATTGCACCCACCGTTGAAAGTGCAAAAACAACCTATCATGATTTAACATCTCTCTTACCGGAGGCAAAGGTGTTCTACTTTCCTCATTTGGATTTGCTGCCTTATGAGGTTTATGCACGGAATGTGGAAATTACCGCACAAAGAATCACCGTTTTGACGAAGCTTGCGCGCCGGGAAGCGGTGATTGTAGTGGCAAGTGTGGAATCATTAGGTAAGAAATTAGTTTCCTCCACAACCATCATGGATTTTTCCATATCATTAGCTGTCGGACAGGAGATAGATACCCGGGAACTGACACAAAAACTCGTGGGTATGGGGTATACAAAGGAGGATTTGGTAGAGGTACCGGGCACCCTTAGCGTGCGCGGCGGGATCATTGACGTTTTCCCCATGACAGAAAACCTTCCCTACCGAGTAGAATTCTTTGATGATGAAATTGAATCCCTGCGTCATTTTCATCCGGATACTCAACGCTCCCTGGAGGAAAAAGGAGAGATATGGATCTCTCCCGCCCATGAATTTCCTGCTCATGGGGATTTATTGATGGAAGCGGGGGCAAAAGTGTCCCAGGAACTTAGCGGTATTTTGTCTTCCTATTCCGGAGCCGCCAAAAAAAACATTAAGGATCATTTTTCCCCTCTCATCGAGGGCCTGGAGCAGGGTATTTGGAGTCAGGGCATGGAACAATTTTTACCTTATCTTTATCCTGAAATCAATGGATTGGCAGATTATCTTCCGCCTGGTGGTCTGGTCTTGATTCATGAACCGGATCTGGTACGGGGGAATATGGAGAAAATAATTCAGGAGTTTAATTCCTGGTACTACGATTTATTGGAGGAGGGGAAAATACTTCCTTCCTTTGCTCAGAATTTTTTAGACTATGAGCATTTCACCGGGATGATCCAGTCTCATCCTTATCTTTTGCTGGCTCATCTGCCGGAAACGGCCGGGCTGCCCATTAAATACCAAAATGAAGCGATCACCCGTGATCTTCCCAATTATCGGGGACAAATCCAAAGGTTAGCGGAGGATTTAAAATATTATCAGCGGAAAAAATACAAGATTGTCCTTAGTGCCAGCTCTCAGATCAGAAAAGAAAAACTGCGGGAACTGATGAAGGAAATTGATTTGTACGGTGTTGAGATTGTGGATGGAGCTCTGTCCCGTGGATTTGACAGTCCCGATCTGAAACTGGTGGTCTTAAGTGAAACGGATGTGCTGGAACAAAACCTCCACGCAAAAAACCGTCGCCCCATGCGCAAAGGAGAGCAGATTGCTTCCTTCCTTGATTTAAAGGTGGGGGACTACGTAGTTCACGCTAATCATGGGATTGGGCGTTATATGGGTGTGGAGCGGCTGGAAATTGGAGATGCAGAGCGGGATTATCTGCTGCTCCAATATGCCGGGGCGGATAAGCTTTATGTGCCTACGGATCAGGTAGATTTAATCCAAAAATATGTAGGCAACGAAGGACAGGCACCGAAGGTTTACAAGCTGGGCGGCACGGAATGGAGCAGGGTGAAAGCTAAGGTCCGTTCTTCCGTTCAGGACATTGCCAAGGAACTTTTGGATTTGTATGCGGCGCGGGAGGCAGTTCAAGGCTATGCTTTTTCACCGGATACTGTTTGGCAAAAAGAGTTTGAGGATGCCTTTCCTTTTCCGGAAACAGAGGATCAGTTAAAAGCAGTTCAAGAAATAAAAAAGGATATGGAAAACTCAAAGCCTATGGATCGCTTACTTTGCGGCGATGTAGGTTATGGAAAAACCGAGGTTGCCTTGAGGGCCGCTTTCAAGGCGGTGATGGATGGAAAACAGGTGGCTGTTTTAGTCCCCACCACGATTTTGGCGCAGCAGCATCAAAGGACCTTTGAAGAGCGGTTTGAAGGCCTTCCTGTGACCACGGGAGTCCTGAGTCGTTTTAAAACACCTGCCAACATTAAGACAACATTGAAGAATCTGGCTCGGGGGAGTGTGGATATCGTCATCGGCACCCATCGTCTTTTATCCAAGGACGTCATCTTTAAAGATTTGGGGCTCTTAATTATTGACGAAGAACAGCGCTTTGGGGTCGTGCATAAAGAGAAAATTAAGACGTTAAGAAAGAACATTGATGTGCTAACCATGACGGCGACTCCCATCCCCCGCACTCTGCATATGTCCTTGGTGGGCGCCCGTGATATGAGTTTAATTGAAACGCCTCCCGAGGACCGGCAGCCTGTCCTGACCTATGTGATGGAGTATCAGGAACGGGTGATCAGGGAAGCCGTCTCCCGGGAAATGAATCGGGGCGGACAGGTTTATTTTGTCCATAATCGCATTGATAATATCTATAGCCTGGCCGATCAAATTCGAGCCTTAATTCCGGAAACCAAGGTAATTGTCGGACACGGCCAAATGAAAGAACATGAACTGGAAGGTGTAATGCAGGAATTTGTAGAAGGAAATTATCATGTTCTGGTGTGCACCACCATTGTGGAATCCGGACTTGATATCCCTAATGTGAACACTCTAATTGTCAATGAAGCAGATCGCTTGGGCCTCTCCCAGCTTTATCAGCTGCGGGGACGGGTAGGTCGCTCCTCAAAGCAAGCCTATGCTTATTTTACATATCGCAAAGATAAGGTATTAAGCGGCATTGCCAAAAAAAGATTAACAGCGATTCGGGATTTCACAGAATTAGGGGCAGGATTTAAAATTGCCATGCGGGATCTGGAGATTCGCGGGGCCGGGAATATTTTAGGAGCGGAACAGCACGGACATATTATGGCGGTGGGCTTTGATCTTTATTGTAAACTCTTGGCGGAAGAGGTTGCCAAACAGCGCAACAAGCATGAAAGCATTCCGGAGAAAATTACGCCCCTGCTGGAATTAAATATTGATGCCTTTATTCCCGATCAATATGTGGCCGAAGTTGATTTGAAAATTGAAATCTATAAAAGGTTGGCCGGAGCAGAGGAGCTTCAGGAAGTGGATGACCTGGAATATGAGGTTGAGGATCGTTTTGGTGTTATGGGGGTGCCGGTGCGCAATTTGTTTTTTCTCAGTAAGCTCAAGGTTTTAGCGCAAAAATTAAAAATTACCGCCATTACTCAGCTTAAGAATAAGGTCACGATTCGTTTTTCCCCGGAACATCAGGTATCGGGGGAAGAGTTAGGTAAAATTGCCCGGGAATTTGGCCGGCGCATATCTTTCAGCGTCTCAGAAGAATTGGAAATTCACCTGCAAGCCCAGCAACTTTCCCAGGAAAAAGTACTGACCATGCTGCAAAAAATTTTAATCAGTTTATTAGGTTTCATCCAAAAGACTGACATGATATAA
- the spoVG gene encoding septation regulator SpoVG, with protein MDVTDVRIRKTLSEGKMKAIVSVTIDDAFVIHDVKVVDGQNGLFVAMPSRKTPAGEFRDIAHPISQQARDIIQSKVLEKYQQVLTEQEAV; from the coding sequence ATGGACGTAACGGATGTACGCATCAGAAAAACACTCTCGGAAGGGAAGATGAAAGCGATTGTATCGGTGACCATTGATGATGCTTTCGTCATTCACGATGTAAAAGTAGTGGACGGGCAAAATGGTTTATTTGTGGCAATGCCGAGCCGTAAGACTCCGGCAGGTGAATTTAGAGATATTGCTCATCCAATATCCCAACAAGCACGTGATATCATTCAATCCAAAGTATTGGAAAAATATCAGCAAGTGCTTACTGAGCAAGAAGCAGTTTAA
- a CDS encoding ribose-phosphate pyrophosphokinase produces MSGSQIKLFSANANPELAQEIAEYLGLSMASAKVIRFSDGEVTVDIDESVRGADVFIIQPTCAPVNEHLMELLIMIDAVRRASARRITAVIPYYGYARQERKSRAREPISAKLVANLLTAAGARRVVAMDLHASAIQGFFDIPVDHLPGVPILAEYYQKKHLDNLLVVSPDLGGVTRARNLANRLGTEIAIIDKRRPQPNVAEIMNIIGDIRGKTVVMADDIIDTAGTITLGAQALLDRGAKEVHACCTHAVLSGSAYERLEKSVIKEVLITNTIPFDSAKAASCSKIKVLSVAPIFGEAIMRIHEDLSVSRLFD; encoded by the coding sequence ATGAGCGGTAGTCAAATAAAGCTTTTTTCTGCCAATGCCAATCCGGAATTAGCACAGGAAATAGCTGAATATTTGGGATTGAGCATGGCCTCGGCGAAGGTTATTCGCTTCAGTGACGGGGAAGTAACCGTGGACATTGATGAAAGTGTGCGGGGGGCCGATGTTTTTATCATTCAGCCTACTTGTGCGCCGGTCAACGAGCATCTGATGGAGCTTTTGATCATGATTGATGCGGTTCGAAGAGCTTCGGCGCGGAGAATTACAGCAGTGATACCATATTATGGATACGCAAGGCAGGAAAGAAAAAGCCGGGCCAGAGAACCCATTTCGGCCAAGCTGGTTGCCAATTTACTGACGGCCGCCGGTGCTCGCCGGGTTGTTGCCATGGATCTCCATGCCAGCGCTATTCAAGGCTTTTTCGATATTCCTGTGGATCATCTCCCCGGAGTCCCTATTTTAGCCGAGTATTATCAGAAAAAGCATTTAGATAACCTATTGGTCGTTTCTCCTGACTTGGGAGGTGTGACGCGGGCGCGGAATTTGGCAAACCGTCTGGGGACGGAGATTGCGATTATTGATAAACGGCGTCCGCAGCCAAACGTAGCAGAAATTATGAATATTATCGGCGATATCAGAGGGAAAACGGTTGTGATGGCCGATGATATTATTGATACGGCTGGAACTATTACTTTGGGTGCTCAGGCTCTGTTGGATCGAGGCGCCAAGGAGGTTCATGCCTGCTGTACTCATGCCGTGCTATCTGGTTCTGCCTATGAACGTTTGGAAAAATCAGTGATTAAAGAGGTTCTGATTACTAATACCATTCCTTTTGATTCCGCTAAGGCAGCAAGTTGCTCTAAGATTAAGGTCTTATCAGTGGCTCCCATTTTTGGAGAAGCCATCATGCGAATTCACGAAGATCTTTCCGTCAGTCGCTTATTTGATTAA